In the genome of Neisseria animaloris, one region contains:
- a CDS encoding shikimate kinase: MPAMENIAGNLFFIGLMGAGKTTLGKYTAQALGRPFYDSDQEICKRTGVSIPTIFELEGEDGFREREAAVIDELTALNNIVLATGGGAVMREENRSKLCTRGTVIYLHARPEILLERTRHDNNRPLLQVEDPLVKLQELYNLRDGVYRSVADIVIEPTHQNCHKTVEKLLQLLSQK, from the coding sequence ATGCCTGCTATGGAGAACATAGCAGGCAATTTATTTTTTATCGGCTTGATGGGAGCGGGGAAGACGACTTTAGGCAAATATACTGCCCAAGCTTTAGGTCGCCCTTTTTACGATAGTGATCAAGAAATCTGTAAGCGTACCGGTGTATCTATTCCAACTATTTTTGAATTGGAAGGAGAAGACGGTTTCCGTGAACGCGAAGCCGCTGTTATTGATGAGCTGACTGCGTTAAACAATATTGTTTTGGCTACAGGCGGCGGGGCGGTAATGCGTGAGGAGAATCGCAGCAAACTATGTACACGCGGAACAGTTATTTATCTACATGCTCGTCCCGAAATTCTGCTGGAGCGTACACGTCATGACAACAACCGCCCCTTGCTACAAGTAGAAGATCCATTGGTTAAATTGCAAGAATTATACAATCTCCGAGACGGCGTTTACCGCTCTGTTGCTGACATTGTGATTGAACCAACTCACCAAAACTGCCATAAAACCGTAGAAAAATTACTACAACTGTTGTCACAAAAATAG